Proteins encoded in a region of the Candidatus Moanabacter tarae genome:
- the sglT_2 gene encoding Sodium/glucose cotransporter, translating into MRIGVGIFSAFDWIVVGAYLLLLVIIGYLTSRNQHTRESFFLGDRDMPSWAVALSVLATTLSAATFVSVPQLAYGGDLTYVILNIGGIISAFLVARMFLPPLYRAGTTTVYGYLGSRYGLTAQMAASFMFLIGRLLASGARLFIAAIAFALILTGKTTAGDLVTAIVLFGIIGLVYTTSGGIKAVIWTDVVQIGIVVLTATLSIFLLLEAIPLAGNEIYAVLRDYQGQDKLRILDFRFQLDLSFTIWTGIIASTFVSTSAYSVDQDMVQRMLTTRGSHEAGRSLIISILVGIPVVCLFLFIGLLLSIYYGRPDLMGCEAPFDFLEDTKGVFPYFILNHLPVGLKGLAMAGLLAAAMSSFDSAVNAMASSVLADLYEPWKKKVLLRTELNLSKSNSRGDLHAFSLSLSAPRTAVVLMGILLILFAVLAVYLQSMGSKTLIDFALGVMAFANAPLLGIFSAAIFTKRGNSQSVIIALVIGCFLVLLLQPYTLPRWFDLTPIAWPWWWVVVSPVSYLVCIAGNPRLLSKGDTIP; encoded by the coding sequence ATGAGAATTGGCGTAGGAATCTTTTCCGCTTTCGACTGGATAGTTGTCGGGGCTTACCTGCTTCTGCTGGTTATAATAGGATACCTGACCTCACGAAACCAACACACAAGAGAAAGTTTCTTTTTGGGAGATCGAGATATGCCTTCTTGGGCTGTCGCGTTGTCGGTGCTTGCTACTACCTTGAGTGCAGCGACTTTTGTCAGCGTCCCACAACTCGCCTACGGAGGAGACCTAACCTATGTGATACTTAATATTGGCGGGATCATATCAGCCTTTTTAGTAGCAAGGATGTTTCTCCCGCCGCTTTATCGAGCCGGAACGACAACCGTCTACGGATACCTAGGATCACGGTACGGCTTAACAGCCCAGATGGCAGCTAGCTTCATGTTTCTAATTGGAAGGCTGCTCGCCTCAGGGGCTCGACTATTCATTGCCGCAATAGCATTTGCATTGATACTCACCGGTAAAACCACGGCTGGAGATCTCGTAACCGCAATCGTACTTTTTGGCATAATCGGACTAGTCTACACCACGTCTGGGGGAATAAAAGCGGTGATTTGGACCGATGTAGTTCAAATCGGCATTGTTGTTCTAACCGCAACTCTCAGCATCTTCCTACTACTTGAGGCAATCCCTCTTGCCGGAAATGAGATCTACGCTGTCCTGAGAGATTACCAAGGGCAGGATAAACTTAGGATCCTCGATTTTCGCTTTCAGCTCGATCTCTCTTTCACAATCTGGACGGGGATTATTGCCTCAACATTTGTGTCCACCTCCGCCTACAGCGTTGACCAGGACATGGTTCAAAGAATGCTCACAACCCGAGGCTCCCATGAAGCGGGTCGGTCCTTGATCATTTCAATCCTGGTTGGGATACCAGTCGTTTGTCTTTTTCTCTTCATCGGACTCCTTCTCTCGATTTACTACGGCCGTCCTGATTTAATGGGGTGTGAAGCTCCTTTTGATTTTCTGGAGGATACGAAGGGTGTCTTTCCGTATTTTATCCTCAACCACTTGCCTGTAGGGTTGAAAGGCCTTGCCATGGCAGGCCTCCTCGCCGCCGCCATGAGCAGCTTCGATTCTGCTGTCAACGCTATGGCCAGCAGCGTCCTGGCGGACCTGTACGAACCTTGGAAGAAAAAGGTTCTGCTTCGCACTGAACTAAATCTATCGAAAAGCAATTCGCGAGGGGACCTCCATGCCTTCTCTTTGTCACTTTCTGCACCACGAACTGCAGTCGTCTTAATGGGAATATTGCTGATTCTCTTCGCTGTTCTCGCCGTTTACCTCCAATCAATGGGTAGCAAAACCCTGATTGACTTTGCCCTCGGGGTAATGGCATTCGCCAATGCTCCTCTTCTGGGTATATTCTCAGCCGCGATCTTTACGAAGAGAGGAAATTCCCAAAGCGTCATTATTGCTCTCGTGATAGGATGCTTCCTTGTTCTTCTCCTGCAACCCTATACCTTGCCGCGTTGGTTCGATCTCACCCCGATCGCTTGGCCCTGGTGGTGGGTCGTTGTAAGCCCAGTGAGCTATCTGGTCTGTATTGCTGGAAATCCAAGGTTGCTATCGAAAGGAGACACAATCCCTTAG
- the ltaE gene encoding Low specificity L-threonine aldolase, with product MANSPLKIDLYSDTVTRPTPGMRDFMAKAEVGDEQKREDPMTSALEDRVAALLGKEAAIFLPSGTMCNQIAVRVHCGPGDEIILDRTAHIRNSEGGGTAALTGASIYPLDGEQGIFTPAQLLGAVRPINNHYPRSRLLVVEQTSNGGGGSIWPIEVIEKVCLLANAHGLSCHMDGARLLNAVSATRIGAEDYAAFFDSVWIDFSKGLGAPVGGALAGSRDFVEEAWRWKHQFGGAMRQSGIIAAGALYSLENNVARLSEDHENARLLANGLREIEGIEVEPVATNMVFFDVGGLNLTAQQFNERLLEAGLRVSTPASTRCRAVTHLDISRAQIEEAVKIIKKIALGK from the coding sequence ATGGCTAATTCCCCCCTAAAGATCGATTTATACAGTGACACAGTGACCCGTCCAACGCCTGGGATGCGCGACTTTATGGCGAAAGCCGAAGTTGGGGATGAACAAAAGAGGGAGGACCCGATGACGAGCGCTCTAGAAGATAGGGTTGCTGCTCTTTTGGGGAAGGAAGCGGCCATATTTCTTCCTTCCGGTACAATGTGCAATCAGATTGCAGTTCGGGTTCACTGCGGACCAGGAGATGAAATTATACTCGACCGAACCGCACATATAAGAAATTCAGAAGGCGGAGGAACTGCTGCACTCACTGGTGCTTCGATATACCCACTGGATGGAGAGCAGGGGATCTTTACCCCAGCTCAGCTACTTGGCGCCGTTCGGCCGATCAACAACCATTATCCGCGTTCCCGCTTGCTGGTGGTTGAGCAGACATCCAACGGGGGTGGCGGCTCGATCTGGCCGATAGAGGTGATTGAGAAAGTCTGTTTGCTCGCAAATGCGCATGGGTTAAGCTGCCATATGGACGGAGCAAGGCTTCTTAACGCAGTGAGTGCGACTCGAATTGGAGCCGAGGATTACGCTGCTTTCTTTGACTCCGTTTGGATTGACTTTAGTAAAGGCCTTGGTGCTCCAGTAGGGGGGGCCCTGGCTGGCAGCCGGGACTTTGTCGAAGAAGCTTGGCGCTGGAAACATCAATTTGGGGGGGCAATGAGACAGTCAGGAATTATTGCTGCCGGTGCACTCTATTCTCTCGAAAACAATGTGGCTAGGCTGTCCGAGGATCATGAGAATGCGCGCCTGTTGGCCAATGGACTAAGAGAAATCGAAGGTATCGAAGTCGAGCCGGTAGCAACAAACATGGTTTTTTTCGATGTTGGGGGCCTTAATCTAACGGCCCAGCAGTTTAATGAACGGTTGCTGGAAGCCGGTCTTCGTGTTTCAACCCCCGCTTCCACACGTTGCCGAGCAGTCACCCATCTTGATATCTCAAGGGCTCAAATTGAGGAGGCAGTGAAGATCATAAAAAAGATAGCGTTAGGTAAATGA
- the hslR gene encoding Heat shock protein 15, whose product MEEQRKARVDKWLWATRIFRSRSRATQACQFGDVLVRGKRVKPSQIIRVGDIVEVNRDGWVRQMKVVTPIEQRVGAKPAENCFKELGPKAGPKNRVRQIEEGIAFRDQGVGRPTKRDRREWERKVNFGQ is encoded by the coding sequence ATGGAGGAGCAGAGGAAAGCCAGAGTTGATAAGTGGCTTTGGGCGACTCGGATTTTCAGATCGAGGTCCCGGGCGACTCAGGCCTGTCAGTTTGGTGATGTTTTGGTGAGGGGTAAGCGGGTGAAACCCTCACAAATAATCAGGGTAGGCGATATAGTGGAGGTAAATCGGGACGGATGGGTTCGGCAGATGAAGGTGGTTACCCCAATTGAGCAGAGGGTAGGAGCGAAACCGGCAGAAAATTGCTTTAAAGAGCTTGGTCCAAAGGCAGGTCCGAAGAATCGAGTGAGACAAATCGAGGAAGGAATTGCGTTCCGAGATCAGGGAGTTGGAAGACCCACTAAAAGGGACCGAAGAGAATGGGAGAGGAAGGTGAACTTTGGACAATAG
- the trpS gene encoding Tryptophan--tRNA ligase, whose translation MGFFIEIVTMSSEKSVVLTACQPTGRLHLGNLLGAIRNWADMQDDYECYFPIVDMHAITLKYDPAELRRGTMDCVAEYMACGLDPRKCHIFVQSQVRGHAELAWILGCLVPIGQLHRMTQFKEKSANMDGASIGSGLLNYPILMAADILLYNADVVPVGEDQKQHLELTRDVAEKFNRSYSETFKLPEPYIPKTGARIMSLQEPDRKMAKSDPNENGVVFLLDPPGITKKKIMSAVTDSGREIVARKDKPGITNLLTIMSCVTGRSIGELESRFEGSGYGEFKQAVADAVVDRLIPIQDNHTRLVSNREHLESVLAEGKTAAQKRATKIIRTVYRKVGFLEDFSFS comes from the coding sequence ATGGGGTTTTTCATCGAAATTGTCACCATGAGTTCTGAAAAATCTGTTGTTTTGACTGCCTGTCAACCTACCGGGCGACTCCATCTTGGCAATCTTCTTGGGGCAATCAGAAACTGGGCCGACATGCAAGATGACTATGAATGCTATTTCCCCATTGTTGATATGCATGCCATAACTCTGAAATACGATCCGGCTGAATTGCGGCGAGGTACGATGGACTGTGTTGCGGAGTATATGGCCTGTGGGCTTGATCCCCGGAAATGCCATATCTTCGTGCAGTCTCAAGTAAGAGGGCATGCCGAACTGGCCTGGATTCTAGGGTGCCTGGTCCCGATTGGGCAGCTGCACCGAATGACTCAGTTCAAAGAGAAATCAGCGAATATGGACGGAGCTTCGATTGGCTCCGGATTGCTCAACTATCCAATACTTATGGCCGCGGACATACTCCTCTACAATGCAGATGTTGTCCCGGTGGGAGAAGACCAAAAACAGCACCTTGAATTGACTCGCGATGTGGCTGAAAAATTTAATCGGAGTTACTCAGAAACATTCAAGTTACCAGAGCCCTATATACCTAAGACTGGTGCCAGGATCATGTCCTTACAAGAGCCCGATCGTAAAATGGCTAAGTCGGACCCTAATGAGAATGGAGTAGTTTTTTTGCTTGATCCTCCTGGGATCACGAAGAAGAAAATCATGAGTGCGGTGACAGACTCGGGTCGGGAGATTGTCGCTCGCAAGGACAAGCCAGGCATCACAAACTTGTTAACAATCATGAGTTGCGTGACAGGTCGATCGATTGGCGAATTAGAGAGTCGATTTGAAGGAAGCGGTTATGGCGAGTTCAAGCAGGCTGTTGCGGATGCAGTGGTTGATCGTCTGATACCCATACAGGACAATCACACTCGACTAGTCTCAAATCGCGAGCACTTGGAGTCTGTATTGGCTGAAGGAAAAACTGCGGCACAGAAGAGAGCTACAAAGATTATACGGACCGTTTACAGAAAAGTTGGATTTCTCGAAGATTTCAGCTTTAGTTGA
- the fsr gene encoding Fosmidomycin resistance protein — translation MLWPILPLIIERLDLQLAMAGFLGTILSMCNLTQPFMGIWGDRMRRRNLILGGALLAAIFVPLLGLASNYLTLAVFLALGGLGVAAFHPQAFSLAGDLSADRRAFGIALFTFGGTLGIVFSPLWIPLFVESFGIRSLFFLSLPGVCAVLIVSLYVPLENASTARVSFHSLLQSIRRSASPLSLIAIVVVLRTITFVGFGFYITQLANDRGLSLVEGGMILAIYNFAGVSGSLLAGYLANPRNSKAIVWISIFMASPTLFAYLQTEGLVSYFWLTLGGLGIMASNSILVALAQEVAPENAAFASSIPLGFSWGLAALSLPLVGFFADRFGLANALQFLALLPILAAFFALFLPARRQIMKSKAHQA, via the coding sequence ATGTTGTGGCCGATCCTTCCTCTAATCATTGAAAGGCTCGACCTTCAACTCGCAATGGCCGGCTTTCTAGGAACGATCCTTTCGATGTGCAATTTGACCCAGCCCTTTATGGGCATATGGGGAGACCGTATGCGCCGTCGTAACCTTATTCTTGGGGGTGCCCTTTTAGCCGCGATCTTTGTTCCTTTATTAGGCCTCGCTTCAAACTACCTGACCTTGGCAGTCTTTCTTGCACTTGGGGGCTTAGGAGTCGCCGCGTTTCATCCTCAAGCATTTTCTTTGGCGGGTGACCTCAGCGCTGATCGCCGTGCATTTGGGATCGCCCTTTTCACTTTTGGCGGAACCTTGGGCATCGTATTCTCGCCCCTCTGGATACCCCTGTTTGTTGAGTCCTTTGGGATCCGTTCACTCTTCTTTCTAAGCCTTCCTGGGGTATGCGCTGTCCTGATCGTATCACTTTATGTACCATTAGAAAATGCATCAACCGCTCGTGTCAGTTTTCACTCTCTTTTACAATCCATTCGTCGATCCGCGAGTCCTCTCTCCCTAATAGCCATTGTGGTCGTATTACGAACTATCACCTTTGTAGGATTTGGATTCTACATAACTCAACTTGCTAATGACCGTGGGCTATCCCTCGTAGAAGGCGGAATGATTCTCGCTATTTACAACTTTGCCGGAGTGTCAGGTAGTCTTCTTGCAGGTTATCTAGCCAACCCGCGGAATTCCAAAGCGATTGTTTGGATTTCTATTTTTATGGCATCGCCTACCCTTTTCGCCTATCTCCAAACTGAAGGACTTGTCAGCTATTTTTGGCTCACCCTCGGTGGTTTGGGTATCATGGCTTCGAATTCGATACTGGTCGCACTCGCTCAGGAAGTGGCTCCGGAAAACGCTGCCTTTGCATCGAGTATTCCTCTTGGATTTAGCTGGGGACTCGCAGCGTTAAGTCTTCCCCTAGTCGGTTTCTTCGCGGATCGTTTTGGTCTTGCCAACGCTCTACAATTCCTCGCTCTCCTTCCAATCCTCGCCGCCTTTTTTGCACTTTTTCTTCCGGCACGGAGACAAATTATGAAATCCAAAGCTCACCAAGCCTGA
- the iolX_6 gene encoding scyllo-inositol 2-dehydrogenase (NAD(+)), which translates to MKNKSIRILVVGLGRMGCSHLRAYVNLEGFEVVGLCKRSWNKVDHLPAEVDKVPRFEYFEEALERLKPDAVSINTFTDTHADYSIKAIEAGAHVFVEKPLAETIRDAARVVERAKAAKRQVVVGYVLRHHPSWSKLVKLARNLGKPLVMRMNLNQQSSGEEWKWHKNLMETLSPIVDCGVHYVDIMCLITGAKPIRVHGVGARLSNEIAPDMYNFGHFNVAFDDGSVGWYEAGWGPMISEEAFFVKDIMGPKGSVSISLKPGAEHGASADMETHTKTSSIRYHRSAMNADGDLSHQDEWIDTEDEPLHDELCEREQEFFRDAIWNNADLTSHMEDAVSSLRIVLAADESVRTGRVVEL; encoded by the coding sequence ATGAAAAACAAGTCGATTCGGATTTTGGTGGTGGGGCTTGGTCGGATGGGGTGTTCTCACTTGAGGGCCTATGTGAATCTGGAGGGGTTTGAAGTGGTGGGCTTGTGCAAGCGATCTTGGAACAAGGTTGATCATCTACCTGCTGAGGTGGATAAAGTACCTCGGTTTGAGTATTTTGAGGAAGCGCTAGAACGACTGAAGCCGGATGCAGTTTCGATCAACACTTTCACTGATACCCACGCAGATTACTCAATCAAGGCGATTGAAGCAGGAGCGCATGTCTTTGTGGAAAAGCCTTTAGCGGAGACGATTAGAGATGCAGCGCGGGTTGTGGAGAGAGCAAAGGCTGCGAAAAGACAGGTTGTGGTCGGCTACGTTCTTAGGCATCACCCTTCGTGGTCCAAACTGGTTAAACTTGCGCGAAACCTCGGGAAACCGTTGGTGATGCGAATGAACCTCAATCAACAGAGCAGTGGCGAAGAGTGGAAGTGGCACAAGAACTTAATGGAAACGCTCTCGCCGATCGTCGATTGTGGCGTGCACTATGTCGATATCATGTGTCTGATAACGGGTGCTAAACCAATCCGAGTCCATGGGGTGGGCGCACGTCTTTCTAATGAGATTGCACCGGATATGTACAATTTCGGACACTTCAACGTCGCTTTTGACGACGGATCAGTGGGATGGTATGAAGCAGGCTGGGGTCCCATGATCAGCGAAGAGGCCTTTTTCGTTAAAGATATCATGGGACCAAAGGGTAGCGTCAGTATAAGTCTTAAACCTGGAGCCGAGCACGGCGCGAGTGCGGACATGGAAACGCATACAAAAACGAGTTCAATCCGCTACCACCGTTCTGCGATGAACGCAGACGGAGATCTTTCTCACCAAGATGAGTGGATCGACACCGAGGATGAACCTCTCCACGATGAATTATGTGAGAGAGAACAGGAGTTTTTCCGCGATGCTATTTGGAATAATGCTGATTTAACCTCACACATGGAGGACGCAGTTAGTAGCCTCCGAATAGTTTTGGCGGCGGATGAATCAGTGCGAACGGGGAGAGTAGTGGAACTTTAA
- the gfo_6 gene encoding Glucose--fructose oxidoreductase, with protein MPKINAILVGTGGMARHHISQILKQPRTTQIQAMVETSEEQRKITRELFRSNGKTSPPFYHTISELLENESRPDAAFIVTPHKFHFENARDCLNAGLDVLLEKPMVMNTNEARQLIRVRDKARRILVVAFPGSLSPATHKAKKMIAAGRIGEVTGVAASVHQKWKTITKGTWRQNSGISGGGFLFDTGSHMINTVVDIIGDEVAEVSALLDNSGAPVEINSTISGRFRNGVVFSLGGFGDSISCIGNIRLFGREGILEIGVWGEYLKIRSASDNDYKPLPFRRSLGVWQQFLHVRQGKLENPCPPEIGLRFARLMDMIRKSAKAGTRVRSRVSKAS; from the coding sequence ATGCCCAAAATTAATGCTATATTGGTGGGTACCGGCGGCATGGCGCGCCATCACATCTCCCAGATATTAAAACAACCGCGAACCACCCAAATTCAAGCGATGGTGGAAACCAGCGAAGAACAGAGGAAAATTACGCGCGAGCTTTTTAGGTCGAACGGCAAAACATCTCCCCCATTTTATCACACGATTTCAGAATTGCTCGAAAATGAAAGTCGCCCGGATGCCGCCTTTATCGTCACCCCGCATAAATTTCATTTCGAAAACGCTCGGGATTGTCTTAACGCCGGTCTCGACGTTCTTTTGGAAAAACCGATGGTTATGAATACCAACGAGGCCCGTCAGCTCATTCGAGTGCGTGATAAAGCCCGGAGAATCCTCGTTGTAGCCTTTCCAGGCAGCCTTTCTCCTGCTACTCACAAAGCAAAGAAAATGATAGCCGCTGGAAGGATTGGCGAAGTCACCGGAGTTGCGGCATCCGTACACCAGAAATGGAAAACTATCACTAAAGGCACATGGCGCCAAAATTCGGGAATATCGGGAGGCGGCTTCCTCTTTGACACAGGATCCCACATGATCAACACAGTCGTTGACATCATCGGCGACGAAGTAGCCGAAGTTTCCGCCTTGCTCGACAACTCTGGTGCCCCAGTGGAAATAAATTCTACAATCTCGGGGCGGTTCCGCAACGGAGTTGTCTTCTCGCTCGGTGGTTTTGGAGATAGCATCTCCTGTATTGGAAATATTCGCCTTTTCGGCCGAGAAGGAATACTCGAGATCGGAGTTTGGGGAGAATATCTCAAGATCCGATCCGCTTCGGATAACGATTACAAACCCCTGCCCTTTCGACGCTCCCTTGGCGTTTGGCAACAGTTTCTTCACGTTCGACAAGGTAAGCTTGAAAATCCCTGCCCACCCGAAATTGGCCTCCGCTTCGCTCGACTCATGGACATGATCCGAAAGAGCGCGAAAGCGGGAACCCGGGTTCGAAGCCGCGTCTCGAAAGCCAGCTGA